One part of the Thermodesulfobacterium commune DSM 2178 genome encodes these proteins:
- a CDS encoding pyridoxal-phosphate-dependent aminotransferase family protein, whose translation MDFLAKKYLFTPGPVPVPPKALLTMAQPMTHHRLPEFSEILKEIRENLKYLFQTKNNVYFFASSGTGAMEAAILNLFSPGDKVLVVSAGKFGQRWFELAKTFGLNPLVIDLPWGKAVKPEQVEEVLNSHPDIKGVLLQACETSTGVKHPVKEIAQLTKNRETVIVVDAITGLGVFDIPMDEWGLDVVITGSQKALSLPPGLSFIAFSEKAEKLSEKSTLPKYYFSLKKEKKAYEKDTTSFTPAVSLLLGLRVILQRIKEIGLKALFEHYQVQANACRAAVKALGLKIFPEVPSESLTVIEVPEGVKTGELINFLKNKLGIIFAGGQDHLKGKIIRITHMGDQSLFDLLVAISALEVGLNLFGYQVELGAGVKVAEKVIFEHLKHRYF comes from the coding sequence ATGGATTTTTTAGCTAAAAAATATCTTTTCACCCCTGGTCCGGTTCCTGTTCCTCCTAAGGCCCTTCTGACGATGGCTCAGCCGATGACCCATCATAGACTACCAGAATTTTCTGAAATTTTAAAAGAGATAAGAGAGAACCTAAAATATCTTTTTCAGACAAAGAATAACGTCTATTTTTTTGCTTCTTCTGGTACCGGTGCGATGGAGGCAGCTATTTTAAATCTTTTTTCTCCTGGAGACAAAGTATTGGTAGTTTCTGCAGGAAAGTTCGGGCAACGTTGGTTCGAACTTGCAAAAACTTTTGGTTTAAATCCTTTGGTAATAGACTTACCTTGGGGCAAAGCGGTAAAACCCGAGCAAGTAGAAGAGGTTTTAAACTCGCATCCTGACATCAAAGGGGTTTTACTCCAGGCTTGTGAAACCTCCACAGGCGTTAAACACCCTGTTAAAGAGATAGCACAGCTTACTAAAAATAGAGAAACTGTGATAGTAGTTGATGCTATCACCGGCCTTGGGGTGTTTGACATACCTATGGATGAGTGGGGACTTGATGTAGTGATCACAGGCTCTCAAAAGGCTTTAAGCCTTCCTCCTGGGCTTTCTTTTATAGCCTTTTCTGAAAAGGCTGAAAAGCTCTCAGAAAAATCTACTTTGCCTAAATATTATTTTTCTTTAAAAAAAGAAAAAAAAGCCTATGAAAAGGATACTACTTCTTTTACCCCAGCCGTAAGCCTTCTTTTAGGGCTGAGGGTGATTTTACAAAGAATAAAAGAGATAGGCCTTAAAGCGCTTTTTGAACATTATCAAGTCCAAGCTAATGCTTGTAGAGCAGCAGTAAAGGCCTTAGGACTTAAGATTTTTCCAGAGGTGCCTTCAGAATCATTAACGGTGATAGAGGTTCCTGAGGGGGTTAAAACAGGAGAACTTATTAACTTTCTTAAGAACAAATTAGGGATTATTTTTGCAGGAGGCCAGGATCATCTAAAAGGAAAGATTATAAGGATAACCCATATGGGAGATCAAAGTTTGTTTGACTTGCTTGTAGCTATTTCGGCTTTAGAGGTAGGGTTAAATCTTTTTGGGTATCAAGTAGAGTTAGGGGCTGGTGTTAAGGTAGCTGAAAAGGTTATCTTTGAACACCTAAAACATAGATATTTTTAA
- the rlmN gene encoding 23S rRNA (adenine(2503)-C(2))-methyltransferase RlmN translates to MEKLNLRNYTLEEIEVLISHLGEPKYRAEQIFHWITCKEAIDFDQMTNLPKVLRKKLAETFTLELPEVVEKISDLEGTTKFALKLQDGEIIETVVIPERDHYTLCVSTQVGCAMGCKFCLTAKGGFKRNLEVYEIISQVIIARLYLKEINSLLPLRNIVFMGMGEPLANYENLIKALKILAHPLGFNVSKKRLTVSTVGLVKKIKKLAEDFPTALAISLHAPNDDLRKSLIPVAKKYPLKDLLETIKTFPRIKNGRTTIEYILIKEINDSLQHAKELVNLFRGFPIKINLIPYNPHPELPFERPEEERIESFQRFLLDHGILTTVRKSKGLDISAACGQLRRRLTL, encoded by the coding sequence ATGGAAAAGCTTAATTTAAGAAACTATACCTTAGAAGAAATAGAGGTTTTGATCTCACATCTTGGTGAGCCTAAATATCGTGCAGAACAGATTTTTCACTGGATTACTTGTAAAGAAGCCATTGATTTTGACCAGATGACAAACCTTCCTAAGGTATTACGAAAAAAATTGGCAGAAACCTTTACTCTTGAGTTGCCAGAAGTAGTTGAAAAGATTTCAGATCTAGAGGGAACTACCAAATTCGCTCTAAAATTACAGGATGGTGAGATCATAGAGACGGTGGTCATCCCTGAAAGAGACCATTATACCCTTTGTGTCTCAACTCAGGTAGGATGTGCGATGGGGTGTAAGTTTTGTCTTACGGCTAAAGGAGGTTTTAAAAGAAATCTAGAGGTCTATGAAATAATCTCTCAAGTGATTATAGCACGTCTGTATCTTAAGGAAATAAATAGTTTGCTTCCTTTAAGAAACATTGTTTTTATGGGTATGGGAGAGCCTTTAGCTAACTACGAAAACTTGATAAAAGCTTTAAAGATCCTTGCCCATCCTTTGGGGTTTAATGTTTCTAAAAAAAGGTTAACGGTCTCTACTGTAGGGTTGGTAAAGAAGATTAAAAAGCTGGCAGAAGACTTCCCTACTGCTTTGGCTATTTCTCTTCATGCCCCAAATGATGACTTAAGAAAAAGTCTTATACCTGTAGCTAAAAAGTATCCTCTTAAAGACCTTTTAGAAACTATCAAAACTTTCCCTAGGATAAAAAACGGACGCACTACCATAGAATATATTCTTATAAAAGAAATAAATGATAGTCTCCAGCATGCCAAAGAGTTGGTAAACCTTTTCAGAGGTTTCCCTATTAAAATCAATCTTATTCCTTATAATCCCCACCCTGAGCTACCCTTTGAAAGACCAGAAGAAGAAAGGATAGAATCCTTTCAAAGGTTTTTGTTAGACCATGGCATCCTTACCACCGTAAGAAAGAGCAAAGGACTTGATATTTCTGCAGCTTGTGGTCAGCTAAGAAGAAGATTAACCCTTTAG
- a CDS encoding Gfo/Idh/MocA family protein, protein MEKLRVGIIGIGHLGRFHAEKLAQIDKADLVALVDINPERVQEAVKKLKKLGKNPQIFSNYRDIARLVDAVVIVTPTFTHYEIAKFFIEKEKAVFLEKPITNELNLAEELVNLAEKKNVPLQIGYIERFQEAVKEAISKIKNPVFIEAHRLSCFTERNLDIDVILDLMIHDLDLVLMLKPGRKVEFIHAVGAPFFTNLPDIVNARLVLDDGTTCNLTASRLSLSRQRRIRIFEKGSYAVIDTLEKSFLYVQVDPSTKEYFQEKKLFPQDDPLKSELIHFVEGILAGRPLSPNGKEGLQSLELAFQIRKQVEQNLRKFL, encoded by the coding sequence ATGGAGAAGCTTAGGGTAGGTATCATCGGGATAGGTCATTTAGGAAGGTTTCATGCTGAAAAGCTTGCTCAGATAGATAAGGCAGATCTGGTAGCTTTGGTAGACATAAATCCCGAAAGAGTACAAGAAGCGGTTAAAAAACTTAAAAAACTTGGAAAAAATCCTCAAATTTTTTCTAACTATAGAGACATAGCTAGGTTAGTAGATGCGGTGGTGATAGTTACTCCTACTTTTACCCATTATGAAATAGCCAAGTTTTTTATAGAGAAAGAAAAAGCCGTTTTTTTGGAAAAACCTATTACTAACGAATTAAATTTAGCGGAGGAATTGGTAAATCTTGCTGAGAAAAAAAACGTTCCTTTACAGATAGGGTATATAGAACGATTTCAGGAGGCAGTAAAAGAGGCTATTTCAAAGATAAAAAATCCGGTTTTTATAGAAGCCCATAGACTTTCCTGTTTTACTGAAAGAAATTTAGATATAGATGTGATTTTAGACCTAATGATCCATGATTTAGACCTGGTACTTATGCTGAAACCTGGTAGAAAAGTTGAGTTTATACATGCAGTAGGAGCTCCTTTCTTTACCAACCTTCCAGACATAGTAAATGCTAGATTGGTTTTGGATGATGGGACTACCTGCAACCTTACTGCCAGTCGTTTGTCTTTAAGCAGACAAAGAAGAATAAGAATTTTTGAAAAAGGAAGTTATGCGGTGATTGATACCTTAGAGAAAAGTTTTCTTTATGTTCAGGTTGACCCTAGTACTAAGGAATACTTTCAAGAAAAAAAACTTTTTCCACAAGATGATCCTTTGAAAAGTGAGCTGATTCATTTTGTAGAAGGGATTTTAGCTGGTAGACCTCTTTCCCCTAATGGGAAGGAGGGGTTGCAATCCTTAGAATTAGCGTTTCAAATAAGAAAACAGGTTGAGCAAAATCTGAGAAAATTCTTATGA
- the lpxA gene encoding acyl-ACP--UDP-N-acetylglucosamine O-acyltransferase yields MAKIHPTAYVDPSSEIEEGVEIGPNVYIGPKVFIGKGTIIKPYSYIEKNTKIGENNIIGPSAVIGTDPQHLGYKGEETFVEIGNGNIIREFVTIHRGTPYDDGITRIGNHCLLMAYVHIAHDCKVGDHVVMANAATLGGHVRVGDRVVMGGFSAVHQFCRIGAYAFVSAMTGIDKDVPPYVKVFGVPGKIQGINLVGLRRAGFTKEDIRKISQAVGFFLDAPATIKEVVQELREIFNEDPVVNELVKFLENPSRQGIMRRKPFEGEEAF; encoded by the coding sequence ATGGCCAAAATACATCCTACTGCCTATGTAGATCCCTCTTCTGAGATAGAAGAGGGTGTAGAAATAGGACCTAATGTTTATATTGGCCCAAAGGTTTTTATAGGCAAAGGCACCATCATCAAGCCATATTCTTACATAGAAAAAAACACTAAAATTGGAGAAAACAACATAATCGGTCCATCTGCGGTTATTGGAACAGACCCTCAGCATTTAGGATACAAAGGAGAAGAAACCTTTGTAGAGATCGGAAACGGTAATATTATCAGAGAGTTTGTTACCATCCATAGAGGGACTCCTTATGATGATGGCATTACCAGGATAGGTAATCATTGTCTTTTGATGGCCTATGTGCATATAGCCCATGATTGCAAGGTAGGGGATCATGTGGTGATGGCAAACGCCGCAACTTTAGGAGGACATGTAAGGGTAGGTGACCGAGTGGTTATGGGAGGTTTTTCAGCAGTACATCAGTTTTGCAGAATAGGGGCGTATGCTTTTGTAAGTGCTATGACAGGGATAGACAAGGATGTGCCTCCTTATGTAAAGGTTTTTGGAGTCCCTGGGAAAATTCAAGGGATTAACTTGGTTGGATTAAGAAGGGCTGGTTTTACTAAAGAGGATATAAGAAAAATTTCTCAAGCCGTGGGTTTTTTTCTTGACGCACCAGCTACGATAAAAGAGGTGGTTCAGGAGTTGCGTGAAATTTTTAACGAAGACCCAGTAGTTAATGAACTTGTTAAGTTTTTAGAGAATCCCTCTCGTCAGGGAATTATGAGGAGAAAACCTTTCGAGGGTGAAGAGGCTTTTTAA
- a CDS encoding IMP cyclohydrolase, translating to MAEDLKKMYYTIVTDHFPSEIRITFGDQTLIYKKRTWDIEVEPGVIERRGLRYGENPDQEAALYELVAGNLILGECEFIHPNLGLVSSLREQDFIQFGKHPSKINLTDIDSGLNILRYLNEKPCCVIIKHNNPSGVAYGNSLEEAFLRAFKADRIAAFGGVVVLNRPVDKACAEAIASNYFEVVVAPEYEEGAIEILKAKKSLRIIRIKRMDRLQNYRNYKIVEFKSLIDGGLIVQVSQSNKINRPEDLKPAVAVKDGIEYKCLREPTEREVKDMLFGWAVELGVTSNSVLFVKDECTVAIGTGEQDRVGCTEIAIFKAYTKFADLLCYEKYGIPYKQLELEVAKGIRPKEDKERIDEETKEKKAGLIGAVMVSDGFLPFRDSVDVVAKQGVTAILQPGGSIRDWEVIEACNEYQIAMKFTGQRAFRH from the coding sequence ATGGCAGAAGACTTGAAAAAAATGTACTATACAATAGTTACAGACCATTTTCCTTCAGAAATAAGAATAACTTTTGGAGATCAAACTTTGATATATAAAAAAAGGACCTGGGATATAGAGGTTGAACCGGGTGTGATAGAAAGGAGAGGATTAAGATATGGAGAAAATCCAGACCAAGAAGCAGCACTTTATGAGTTGGTAGCAGGAAATCTGATTTTAGGAGAATGTGAGTTTATTCATCCCAATTTAGGGTTGGTTTCTTCTTTAAGAGAACAGGATTTTATTCAGTTCGGAAAACACCCAAGTAAAATCAACCTTACTGACATCGATAGCGGTTTAAACATCCTTAGGTATCTTAACGAAAAACCTTGTTGTGTTATCATCAAACATAACAATCCTTCTGGGGTAGCTTATGGAAATAGTTTAGAGGAGGCGTTTTTACGGGCTTTTAAGGCAGACCGTATCGCAGCTTTTGGCGGAGTGGTAGTATTAAACAGGCCTGTAGATAAGGCTTGTGCGGAGGCTATAGCTTCTAATTATTTTGAGGTAGTAGTTGCTCCAGAATATGAAGAAGGAGCTATAGAGATTTTAAAAGCTAAAAAATCTTTAAGAATAATACGGATTAAACGGATGGATCGACTTCAGAACTACAGAAATTATAAAATTGTAGAGTTTAAAAGTCTCATAGATGGTGGCCTTATAGTACAGGTTTCTCAAAGTAACAAGATTAATCGTCCTGAAGATCTGAAACCTGCGGTTGCGGTAAAAGATGGGATCGAGTACAAATGCCTAAGAGAACCTACCGAAAGAGAGGTTAAAGACATGCTTTTTGGTTGGGCTGTAGAACTTGGGGTTACTTCTAACTCGGTTTTGTTTGTAAAGGATGAATGCACCGTAGCCATCGGAACAGGAGAACAAGACAGGGTTGGTTGTACTGAGATAGCCATCTTTAAAGCCTACACTAAGTTTGCTGATTTGCTTTGCTACGAAAAATATGGGATTCCTTACAAACAATTGGAGTTAGAAGTAGCAAAAGGAATCCGTCCCAAGGAAGATAAAGAAAGGATAGATGAAGAAACCAAGGAAAAAAAGGCAGGTTTGATAGGGGCGGTGATGGTTTCTGACGGATTTTTACCATTTAGAGATTCGGTAGACGTGGTGGCTAAACAAGGAGTTACGGCGATTTTACAACCAGGTGGTTCAATAAGGGACTGGGAGGTTATAGAGGCTTGTAATGAATATCAAATTGCCATGAAATTTACCGGACAAAGGGCTTTTAGGCACTAA
- the lpxB gene encoding lipid-A-disaccharide synthase has translation MSSEASCKIFIITGELSGDLYGSLLIKRIKEVNAAFQFVGVGGPKMRSLGIDILFSAEPLALVGLPNLSELKKYWFVYKKIKEFLAKKLVDAVVLVDFPGFNLKIAKLAKEMGYPVIYYIAPQVWAWHKRRIKILKKYVDRLYVVLPFEKEFFNSYEIPAIFLGHPILDLIKVNLSKEMLFEIYGLDEEKPILSFFPGSREKEIQRHVPQFLKIYRMVKEKVPEVQGIMVKALGLKDSFIWEGAKKEIKVVENTQYEILKYSTAALLASGTITLEAAIIGTPAVVTYFLPYWMMSLAKRLVKVPFISLPNLILGKEVYPEIVGFRKTQEEIIVHRLIELLKDRTKQERIKRDLEGLKRLLGAPGASWRIAEDMVRYLMSLKRKVS, from the coding sequence ATGAGTTCAGAAGCCTCTTGCAAAATCTTTATCATAACCGGTGAGTTGTCTGGAGACCTTTACGGTTCTCTTTTGATAAAAAGAATAAAAGAGGTTAATGCAGCTTTTCAGTTCGTGGGTGTAGGTGGTCCAAAGATGAGAAGTCTTGGGATAGATATACTTTTTTCTGCTGAGCCTCTAGCTTTAGTAGGTTTACCTAATCTGTCAGAATTAAAGAAATACTGGTTTGTATATAAAAAGATTAAAGAATTTTTAGCTAAAAAATTGGTAGATGCTGTGGTTTTAGTCGATTTTCCTGGGTTTAATCTTAAGATAGCTAAATTAGCTAAAGAAATGGGTTATCCGGTTATTTACTATATAGCTCCGCAGGTTTGGGCATGGCATAAAAGACGGATCAAAATTTTAAAAAAATATGTGGATAGACTTTATGTAGTGTTGCCTTTTGAAAAGGAGTTTTTTAATTCTTATGAAATCCCAGCTATTTTTTTAGGTCACCCTATCTTAGACCTTATCAAGGTTAATCTTTCTAAAGAGATGCTTTTTGAAATTTATGGGTTAGATGAAGAAAAACCTATTTTAAGCTTTTTCCCCGGAAGTAGAGAAAAAGAAATTCAAAGACATGTCCCCCAATTTTTAAAAATTTATCGCATGGTAAAAGAAAAGGTCCCTGAAGTACAGGGAATAATGGTTAAGGCTTTAGGATTAAAAGATTCTTTTATCTGGGAAGGAGCTAAAAAGGAGATTAAGGTGGTAGAAAATACTCAATATGAGATCTTGAAGTATTCTACCGCGGCTCTTTTAGCTTCAGGTACTATAACCTTAGAAGCAGCCATTATAGGTACCCCCGCGGTAGTTACTTATTTTCTTCCTTACTGGATGATGAGTTTAGCTAAAAGATTGGTTAAAGTTCCTTTTATCAGTCTTCCTAACCTTATACTTGGGAAAGAGGTTTATCCAGAAATAGTAGGATTTAGGAAGACTCAAGAGGAGATTATTGTTCACCGCTTGATTGAACTTTTAAAAGACCGTACCAAACAAGAACGGATTAAAAGAGATTTGGAGGGTTTAAAAAGATTACTTGGGGCTCCTGGTGCTAGTTGGAGGATCGCTGAAGATATGGTAAGGTATTTGATGTCTTTAAAACGCAAGGTTTCTTGA
- the serA gene encoding phosphoglycerate dehydrogenase: MKVLISDSLSEEGIKILEEQGLEVIYKPGLPYEELLDLIGEVEGLIIRSATKVTKEVIERAKKLRVIGRAGTGLDNVDLQAANEKGIVVMNVPGGNSLAAAEHALALLFALARKIPQAVASIKAGKWEKKKFIGVEVNNKVLGIIGLGRIGGIVAERALGLKMKVIAYDPFVTPEAAEKKGIELVSLEELFKRADFITIHTPLTKETYHLIDEKAFSLMKDGVYLINCARGGIVDEEALYKAMVSGKVAGAALDVFEKEPIDPDHPLLTLENFIGTPHLGASTVEAQKVVAVEIAKQVADYLTKGIIRNAVNVPSISPETLKIIGPIITLAEKMGLLATQITDGAIKEVEISYRGEISQLDVRPVTIALVKGLLYPFLKEDVNYVNALIRAKERDIKVIESKIEMAEDFTSLISLKVIHTEGTTIVEGTLFGKKEPRIVKINGFRLDALPEGHMLYIFNEDKPGVIGQIGTILGKHNLNISRMYVGQDPMKQTNVILLSLDQPPTAEALEELNKLDTVYLVKPLEL, translated from the coding sequence ATGAAGGTTCTTATTTCTGACTCACTTTCTGAAGAAGGTATAAAGATTCTTGAAGAACAAGGGTTAGAGGTTATCTATAAACCTGGTTTGCCTTATGAGGAACTTTTAGACCTGATCGGTGAGGTAGAAGGTCTTATTATAAGAAGTGCTACTAAGGTAACCAAAGAGGTTATAGAAAGGGCAAAAAAACTTAGAGTAATAGGTAGAGCAGGTACAGGGCTTGACAATGTAGACCTTCAGGCAGCCAACGAGAAAGGTATAGTCGTGATGAATGTTCCAGGAGGAAACAGTTTAGCAGCAGCAGAACATGCTTTAGCCCTTCTTTTTGCTTTAGCAAGAAAAATCCCTCAGGCAGTAGCCTCTATAAAAGCTGGGAAATGGGAAAAGAAAAAGTTTATAGGGGTAGAGGTGAATAATAAAGTTTTAGGTATCATAGGTTTAGGAAGGATAGGGGGGATTGTAGCAGAAAGAGCTTTAGGACTTAAGATGAAGGTTATAGCCTATGACCCCTTTGTAACCCCTGAAGCTGCTGAGAAAAAAGGGATAGAGCTGGTTAGTTTAGAGGAGTTGTTTAAAAGAGCAGATTTTATCACCATCCATACGCCTTTAACCAAAGAGACATATCATTTGATCGATGAAAAAGCTTTTTCTTTGATGAAAGACGGGGTTTATCTTATCAATTGTGCGAGAGGTGGGATAGTAGATGAAGAAGCATTGTATAAGGCTATGGTGTCTGGTAAGGTAGCTGGGGCAGCCCTTGATGTTTTTGAAAAAGAACCTATAGACCCTGATCATCCTTTATTAACTTTAGAAAATTTTATCGGAACTCCACATCTTGGAGCTTCTACAGTTGAGGCTCAAAAGGTAGTAGCTGTAGAAATAGCTAAACAAGTAGCTGATTACCTGACAAAAGGTATCATAAGAAATGCGGTTAACGTGCCATCGATTAGTCCTGAAACCCTTAAGATTATAGGTCCTATCATTACTCTTGCAGAAAAAATGGGGCTTTTAGCTACACAGATTACTGATGGGGCTATCAAAGAGGTAGAAATAAGCTATAGAGGAGAGATTTCACAGTTAGACGTAAGACCGGTTACCATAGCTTTGGTAAAAGGACTTCTTTACCCCTTCTTAAAAGAGGACGTAAACTATGTAAATGCCCTTATCAGGGCTAAAGAAAGAGACATCAAGGTAATAGAATCTAAAATAGAGATGGCAGAAGATTTTACCTCGCTTATTAGCCTCAAGGTTATCCACACTGAAGGTACTACCATCGTAGAAGGAACTCTTTTTGGTAAAAAGGAACCACGTATAGTTAAGATAAATGGTTTTAGGTTAGATGCTTTACCTGAAGGGCATATGCTTTATATTTTTAATGAAGACAAACCAGGGGTTATAGGGCAAATAGGAACCATTTTAGGCAAACACAACCTTAACATATCAAGGATGTATGTTGGTCAGGACCCGATGAAACAGACTAACGTGATCCTTCTTAGCTTAGACCAGCCTCCTACAGCAGAAGCCCTGGAGGAATTAAACAAATTAGATACCGTATATTTGGTAAAACCCTTAGAACTTTAA
- the amrS gene encoding AmmeMemoRadiSam system radical SAM enzyme, with the protein MRQALFYQKLDEKKVRCMLCNHRCVIPNNSVGLCGVRKNEEGVLYSLVYGKIAAQNLDPIEKKPLYHFLPGTWSYSIATVGCNFRCSFCQNFEISQYPHLYNAIIGKIVSPKEIVERALKENAKSISYTYTEPTIFFEFAYDCAKLASKHGIKNVFVSNGYMTKEAIDYISPYLHGINVDLKSFRDSFYRKLCKAKLQPVLDNLKYLKQKGIWVEITTLIIPGENDDPSELKDIAHFIKTELDENTPWHLSRFYPQYQMLDKDFTPIETLQKAYEIGKEAGLNYVYIGNVPGNPYENTYCPKCETLLIERRGLRALKVRLRSDGVCPVCGFIIAGVWS; encoded by the coding sequence ATTAGGCAAGCTCTATTTTATCAAAAGTTAGATGAAAAAAAGGTTCGATGCATGCTATGTAACCATCGGTGTGTAATACCAAACAATTCTGTAGGTCTTTGTGGGGTTAGGAAAAACGAAGAGGGAGTTTTATATTCTTTGGTATATGGGAAAATTGCGGCACAAAATTTAGACCCCATAGAAAAAAAGCCCCTCTATCACTTCTTACCAGGAACCTGGAGTTATTCTATTGCCACGGTGGGATGTAATTTCAGGTGTAGTTTTTGCCAAAACTTTGAAATCTCTCAATATCCCCATCTTTACAACGCTATTATTGGAAAAATAGTTTCACCTAAAGAAATCGTAGAAAGAGCTTTAAAAGAAAATGCCAAAAGTATTTCCTATACATATACAGAGCCTACCATCTTTTTTGAGTTTGCTTACGATTGTGCTAAATTAGCTTCTAAGCATGGTATCAAAAACGTGTTTGTTTCAAACGGCTACATGACTAAAGAGGCCATAGATTACATCAGCCCCTATTTGCATGGAATAAACGTGGACCTGAAATCCTTTAGAGATAGTTTCTATCGAAAACTTTGCAAAGCCAAACTTCAACCTGTATTAGACAACCTAAAATATCTTAAACAAAAAGGTATCTGGGTAGAAATCACTACCTTGATCATCCCAGGAGAAAACGATGATCCTTCTGAGCTTAAAGACATAGCCCATTTTATAAAAACCGAGCTTGATGAAAACACCCCCTGGCATCTTTCAAGGTTTTATCCTCAATATCAGATGCTTGACAAAGATTTTACCCCTATAGAAACCTTGCAAAAGGCTTATGAAATAGGGAAAGAAGCTGGGTTAAACTATGTATACATAGGAAATGTCCCAGGAAATCCTTATGAAAACACTTACTGTCCTAAATGCGAGACACTCCTTATAGAAAGAAGAGGATTAAGAGCCTTAAAGGTTCGGTTAAGAAGTGACGGTGTATGTCCTGTTTGTGGATTTATTATTGCAGGGGTATGGAGCTAA
- a CDS encoding LpxI family protein encodes METTSVGLISGEGEFPLILAQVLKKQGYRVVAVCFSKEQKRRLDPLVNRVEEVGIGQLGKLIKIFKKEQVKDLVFLGKLDKSKALKIGIPDVKAFLLWKRLKNREDNTILKAVAEELEKEGFRIRGPAEFLKEFLTPEGVLTKRSPNEDEWEDIRYGFYIAKKIGALDIGQCVVVKNKMTVAVEAMEGTDATILRAGTLREDTVVIKVAKPIQDLRLDLPVVGLNTIENLIKAKAKVLALEAEKTFFLQQEKSLELANKHGLAIVGYRGTDGEA; translated from the coding sequence ATGGAGACTACTTCTGTAGGCCTCATCTCAGGTGAGGGAGAGTTCCCTTTAATTTTGGCTCAGGTTTTAAAAAAACAAGGTTATAGAGTAGTGGCTGTTTGTTTTTCTAAAGAGCAAAAAAGGCGACTTGATCCTTTAGTAAACAGGGTGGAAGAAGTAGGGATAGGTCAGCTGGGAAAACTTATCAAGATTTTTAAAAAAGAGCAGGTAAAAGATTTGGTATTTTTAGGAAAGTTAGATAAAAGTAAGGCCCTGAAGATAGGGATTCCAGACGTCAAGGCTTTTTTATTATGGAAACGTCTTAAAAACCGAGAAGACAACACTATCTTAAAGGCAGTAGCCGAGGAGTTAGAAAAAGAGGGCTTTAGAATAAGAGGACCTGCTGAGTTTTTAAAAGAATTTTTGACCCCAGAGGGGGTTTTAACTAAAAGAAGTCCTAATGAGGATGAATGGGAAGATATTAGATATGGCTTTTATATTGCTAAAAAAATAGGGGCTCTCGACATAGGTCAGTGTGTGGTGGTAAAAAACAAGATGACGGTTGCTGTAGAAGCTATGGAAGGAACAGATGCGACGATTTTGAGGGCAGGAACGTTAAGAGAAGATACGGTGGTCATAAAAGTAGCTAAACCTATCCAGGACTTAAGGTTAGACTTGCCGGTGGTAGGATTAAATACGATAGAAAATCTGATAAAAGCTAAAGCTAAAGTTTTGGCATTAGAAGCAGAGAAGACTTTTTTTCTTCAGCAAGAAAAGTCGTTAGAACTTGCTAACAAACACGGTTTAGCTATTGTAGGCTATAGAGGAACCGATGGAGAAGCTTAG
- the greA gene encoding transcription elongation factor GreA yields the protein MNKIPFTPEGLEKIKKELEYLIKVERRKVIKAIEEARAHGDLSENAEYEAAKERQAHIEGKIQELSGILANAEVIPPLNKAPDRVQFGVKVKLLNLDTDEIVVYKIVGPYETDPSKGIISVNSPIAKALIGKEIGDVVQVKTPSGIKNFEILDIEI from the coding sequence ATGAATAAAATACCTTTTACACCTGAAGGTTTAGAAAAAATAAAAAAGGAACTTGAATATCTTATCAAGGTTGAAAGAAGAAAGGTAATCAAGGCTATCGAAGAGGCCAGGGCACACGGTGACCTTTCGGAAAATGCCGAATACGAAGCAGCTAAGGAGAGGCAAGCTCATATAGAAGGAAAGATCCAGGAACTTTCAGGGATTTTAGCCAATGCTGAAGTAATACCACCTTTAAACAAAGCTCCTGATAGGGTACAGTTTGGAGTAAAGGTCAAACTTTTAAACCTGGACACCGATGAAATAGTGGTTTATAAGATAGTAGGTCCCTATGAGACAGACCCTTCAAAGGGTATTATTTCAGTTAATTCTCCTATAGCTAAAGCTTTGATAGGAAAGGAGATAGGAGATGTAGTTCAAGTAAAAACACCTTCTGGTATAAAAAATTTTGAAATTTTAGACATAGAAATTTAA